The sequence AAGGCGGTGGTCGACGTGCCCTCGCCGTACACCGGCAAGGTCGTCAAGCTGCATGGTGCGCCCGGCGACATCATCGAGACCGGCGCCGCGCTGGCCGATTTCGAGCCCGACCCGAACGCCAAGCAGCGCGCCGAGGCCGAAGCCACCGGCCATCACCACGGCCCGAAGAAGACCGAAGCCGCACCGGCACCCGCCGCGGCCAAGGCCGATCGCGAGGACGAAGGCACCGTGGTCGGCGCGATGGTCAGCGGCAACACCGTGCACGTCGAACAGGCCGCCAGCATCGGTGGCGTGAAAGCCGTGCCGGCGGTGCGTGCGCTGGCGAAGAAGCTCAAGGTCGATCTCGCCCGCGTGCGCCCCAGCGGCGCCGACGGCGTGGTGACCATGCAGGACGTGAAGAACGCCGCCGCCAACGGCAGCGCCGCACTCGGCGCCGCCCCGGCACGCGCGGTGCCCGCCTCGGCCGGCCGCCACCTGGCGCCGGAACTGCCGCAGCCGGAGCATGCCCCACAAAACCAACAGCGCGGTCCGGTCTCGCTGGCCGGCAAGCCGGTACGCACCGCGCCGCCAAGCGTCAGCGCCAGCGGCCAGCCGGAGCAGCTGAAGGGCGTGCGCCGCAACATGGCCCGGGTGATGGCCGACGCCCACGCCCAGGTGGTGCCGACCACGCTGGTCGACGACGCCGACCTGCACGGCTGGATCGGCAAGCAGGACATCACTGCGCGCCTGATCCGCGCCATCGTTGCTGCCTGCAAGGCAGTGCCGGCGCTGAACGCCTGGTTCGACGGCAAGAACCTCACCCGCACGCTGCATCCGCAGGTCGACATCGGCATCGCGGTGGACACCGACGACGGCCTGTTCGTGCCGGCGCTGCGCAACGCCGACGTGCTCGACGCGGCCGGCGTGCGCGCCGCGATCAAGCGTCTGCGCACGCAGGTGGAAGATCGCACGATCCCGGCCTCCGAGCTATCCGGCTACACCATCAGCCTGTCCAACTTCGGCATGTTCGCCGGCCGCTACGCGACGCCCGTGGTGGTGCCGCCGACCGTCGCCATCGTCGGCGCCGGCAAGCTCAGCCACGACGTGGTCG is a genomic window of Rhodanobacter thiooxydans containing:
- a CDS encoding dihydrolipoamide acetyltransferase family protein: MADIKTFYLPDLGEGLPDATVVEWHVKVGDTIKLDAPLCSMETAKAVVDVPSPYTGKVVKLHGAPGDIIETGAALADFEPDPNAKQRAEAEATGHHHGPKKTEAAPAPAAAKADREDEGTVVGAMVSGNTVHVEQAASIGGVKAVPAVRALAKKLKVDLARVRPSGADGVVTMQDVKNAAANGSAALGAAPARAVPASAGRHLAPELPQPEHAPQNQQRGPVSLAGKPVRTAPPSVSASGQPEQLKGVRRNMARVMADAHAQVVPTTLVDDADLHGWIGKQDITARLIRAIVAACKAVPALNAWFDGKNLTRTLHPQVDIGIAVDTDDGLFVPALRNADVLDAAGVRAAIKRLRTQVEDRTIPASELSGYTISLSNFGMFAGRYATPVVVPPTVAIVGAGKLSHDVVAVIGGIEVHRRMPISLTFDHRAATGGEAARFLKAMLDDLALPN